In one window of Nerophis ophidion isolate RoL-2023_Sa linkage group LG05, RoL_Noph_v1.0, whole genome shotgun sequence DNA:
- the LOC133552427 gene encoding protein LEG1 homolog has product MLRLPFSCLLLALAASIASSAVIVDNGMPIMWSQAAAQVTDLPVQNNIVVANPWNFLHRMSFYRMIINATNPFMNSIGPSPTDSPLWSLPLQAGWMVTSGQSYFATILVHISVLFCFKTCVLWPPQNVSLTRPAPEYVLAANFQSTLERSVLFLTPLPGRILQEGDSPPNIADMTQEENHTLHVFSWMKNMNSILGGSLISMWRGSMCSVITREKGREMLEQLLLDPSFPTSTFLSIIINMATSC; this is encoded by the exons ATGCTGCGTCTTCCGTTTTCCTGCCTTCTTCTGGCCCTGGCGGCGTCTATCGCCTCCTCGGCCGTCATAGTCGACAACGGCATGCCCATCATGTGGTCTCAGGCTGCTGCCCAGGTGACCGACCTGCCCGTGCAGAACAACATTGTGGTGGCCAATCCTTGGAACTTCCTGCACCGCATGAGCTTCTATCGCATGATCATCAATGCCACCAACCCCTTCATGAACTCCATCGGGCCCAGCCCTACTGACAGTCCCCTATGGAGTCTGCCTCTGCAGGCTGGTTGGATGGTGACATCAGGTCAGTCCTACTTTGCAACCATTTTAGTACACATATCAGTTCTGTTCTGT tttaaaacatgtgtcctttggCCTCCTCAGAACGTCTCGCTGACCCGACCGGCACCAGAATATGTGTTAGCCGCCAACTTCCAGTCCACCCTCGAGAGATCTGTGTTGTTCTTGACACCGCTGCCAGGCCGCATTCTGCAG GAGGGTGACAGTCCACCCAACATTGccgacatgacccaggaagagaACCACACTCTGCATGTCTTCTCCTGGATGAAGAACATGAACAGCATTTTGG GAGGATCGCTGATAAGTATGTGGCGTGGCTCCATGTGCTCTGTGATCACCAGAGAGAAAGGCAGAGAGATGCTGGAGCAGCTCCTGCTGGACCCTAGCTTTCCTACCTCCACTTTCCTGTCCATCATCATCAACATGGCCACCAGCTGCTAG